One part of the Apilactobacillus apisilvae genome encodes these proteins:
- a CDS encoding conserved phage C-terminal domain-containing protein, with translation MNNEFNYLFNERPLVIRPELARIVGLNESIFLQQLNYWLIKSNHLIDGKKWIYNTYNTWHDQFPFWSVSTIKRLITHLENKKLILIVKYNKAGFDKTNWYTINYPELQKSVNQRLVQNDPTSGSNCTNGLGQDEPTNTIDYTETTSETNKNHKSSSKTEHDHSAAKEVIAYLNERTGKHYRNTSSNYRMIEPRLKDYSVDDLKHVVDVKCSQWINDSKMNKFLRPATLFQASKIDGYLNEQPKKEIGGGSYNDLDF, from the coding sequence ATGAATAATGAATTTAACTATTTATTTAATGAGCGTCCATTAGTTATTAGACCTGAATTAGCTAGAATAGTGGGATTGAATGAATCGATATTTTTACAACAGTTAAATTATTGGTTAATCAAATCTAATCATTTAATAGATGGCAAAAAGTGGATATATAACACGTATAACACATGGCACGATCAATTTCCTTTTTGGTCGGTAAGTACAATTAAAAGACTAATAACTCACTTAGAAAATAAGAAATTAATCTTAATCGTTAAGTACAACAAAGCTGGTTTTGACAAGACAAACTGGTACACAATCAATTATCCAGAACTTCAAAAAAGTGTGAACCAACGATTGGTTCAAAATGACCCAACGAGTGGTTCAAATTGCACCAACGGATTGGGTCAAGATGAACCAACCAATACCATAGACTACACAGAGACTACATCAGAGACTAACAAGAACCATAAGTCGAGTTCTAAAACCGAACACGACCACTCAGCTGCAAAAGAAGTGATTGCTTACTTAAATGAACGAACTGGTAAGCATTATAGAAATACTTCTAGCAATTACAGAATGATTGAACCTAGATTAAAAGATTACTCAGTTGATGATTTAAAACATGTAGTTGATGTTAAGTGTTCACAATGGATTAATGACTCTAAAATGAATAAATTTTTACGACCAGCAACGTTATTCCAAGCATCTAAGATTGATGGTTATTTAAATGAACAGCCTAAAAAAGAAATTGGAGGTGGAAGTTACAATGACCTGGACTTCTAA
- a CDS encoding ATP-binding protein: MTWTSNGFKSFLREHQKTSDQVCSKHGCHLVEFDKPKPHLVCTKCQKEALHQREHEMIDNSVVSIQKRRTTDVLAKDSIITDDSLKNASFDNFETDSEETKQALHLSKQLAYKYMTTNEQFNTLLTGQPGRGKSHLALSMLKAVNNHSKKPASCLFVSIDELFRKIKESFNYSESKFDEATMVRLLSKVDLLVMDDLGSEASMKRDSNEASDFVQRVLFGIFNARTRTIITTNLNSKELSQMYNPKLISRMEKNVKGHIIKFTEATSDKRMIEF, from the coding sequence ATGACCTGGACTTCTAATGGTTTTAAATCGTTTTTACGCGAGCATCAAAAAACAAGTGATCAAGTATGTTCTAAACATGGTTGTCATCTGGTCGAGTTTGATAAGCCTAAACCACATTTAGTATGTACTAAATGCCAAAAAGAAGCATTACATCAAAGAGAACATGAAATGATTGATAATTCTGTTGTGAGTATTCAAAAAAGACGTACTACTGACGTTTTAGCAAAAGATAGCATCATTACAGATGATAGTTTAAAAAATGCCTCATTTGATAATTTTGAGACTGATTCTGAAGAAACAAAACAAGCTTTGCATTTATCAAAACAGCTTGCTTATAAATATATGACTACTAATGAGCAGTTCAATACATTGCTTACTGGTCAACCTGGTCGTGGTAAATCACATTTAGCTTTGAGTATGTTAAAAGCAGTCAATAATCATTCTAAAAAGCCAGCTTCATGTTTGTTTGTATCAATTGATGAATTATTTAGAAAAATTAAAGAAAGTTTTAATTACAGCGAATCTAAGTTTGATGAAGCCACTATGGTTAGACTATTGAGTAAAGTTGACCTGCTAGTTATGGATGACTTAGGCAGTGAAGCTAGCATGAAGCGTGATAGTAACGAAGCTAGCGACTTTGTGCAAAGAGTATTATTTGGAATATTTAATGCACGTACTAGAACGATCATAACTACTAACTTAAATTCCAAAGAATTATCTCAAATGTACAATCCAAAGCTGATTAGCCGCATGGAAAAGAATGTTAAAGGCCACATTATCAAATTTACTGAAGCGACATCGGATAAAAGAATGATCGAATTTTGA
- a CDS encoding N-6 DNA methylase, whose translation MKLDVDTINQLIGVNESYQAPDELLKIMLDKTRREQLFKKFLAVNHDVSYDWFQDYFEQVQADRKKKKQDFTPNSVSKLTHNLVGNSDDYFEACAGTGGMLIKRWNDDRMQHTPFDYRPHMYFYRVEELGDSAIAFLIFNFAIRGMDGTIFYGDSLSRECKQVFFIQNDMDEPLKFSNVNIMPRTDMVMKEFDVGSWNIKHKEINHIESGRVVIK comes from the coding sequence ATGAAATTAGATGTAGATACAATTAACCAATTGATTGGAGTTAATGAAAGTTACCAAGCACCGGATGAGTTGCTTAAAATCATGTTGGATAAAACTAGACGAGAACAACTGTTCAAGAAATTTTTAGCGGTCAATCATGATGTTAGCTATGACTGGTTTCAAGATTATTTTGAGCAGGTGCAAGCTGATCGTAAAAAGAAAAAGCAAGATTTCACACCTAACTCAGTATCAAAGCTTACTCATAATCTAGTTGGTAACTCAGATGATTACTTTGAGGCATGCGCTGGTACTGGTGGAATGCTAATTAAGCGATGGAATGATGATCGTATGCAACATACGCCGTTTGATTATAGACCACATATGTACTTTTACCGAGTTGAAGAACTTGGTGATAGTGCAATCGCTTTTTTAATCTTCAATTTTGCAATTCGTGGTATGGATGGCACCATTTTCTATGGCGATAGTCTTAGTCGTGAATGCAAACAAGTATTTTTCATTCAAAATGATATGGACGAGCCACTAAAGTTCTCAAACGTAAACATCATGCCTAGAACAGATATGGTTATGAAAGAATTTGATGTTGGTAGTTGGAATATTAAACATAAAGAAATTAATCATATTGAAAGTGGAAGGGTGGTCATTAAATGA
- a CDS encoding putative HNHc nuclease translates to MEINGHILGFTNGIIQFKPKKLTDELIRFIKENIGNEVEMNVDDGRTITVDQRKKAFAMMNDISDYTGYSLLEVEERMKVRFICTRRHPKWFSLSNCGINMAKVFIDFLIAYCLKEEIPFTTIVFDEIQQSYPLRVRLLKHRLCYVCGKPNADIDHVDTIGSGRNRRHTNQVGYYAWSVCRTHHTERHKIGVKSFARKYQIKPVKLTRELIEELNLSDKGAVENE, encoded by the coding sequence ATGGAAATTAACGGTCATATATTAGGGTTTACAAACGGAATTATTCAATTCAAGCCTAAGAAATTAACTGACGAGCTGATACGATTTATAAAAGAAAATATTGGCAACGAAGTGGAAATGAACGTGGATGATGGTAGAACCATAACGGTTGATCAACGTAAAAAAGCTTTTGCTATGATGAATGATATTAGTGATTATACTGGTTACTCTCTACTTGAAGTTGAAGAACGGATGAAGGTTAGATTTATATGTACTAGGAGACATCCTAAGTGGTTCTCACTCAGTAATTGTGGAATTAACATGGCAAAAGTATTTATTGACTTTCTGATTGCTTACTGTCTGAAAGAAGAAATTCCGTTTACTACGATTGTTTTCGATGAGATTCAACAGTCATATCCATTGAGAGTGAGACTACTCAAACATAGATTATGTTATGTATGTGGTAAGCCAAACGCTGATATTGATCACGTTGATACGATTGGTAGTGGACGTAATAGGCGCCATACAAATCAAGTTGGCTATTATGCATGGAGTGTTTGCCGAACACATCATACAGAGCGGCATAAAATTGGTGTTAAGTCGTTTGCTAGGAAGTATCAGATTAAACCAGTTAAATTAACTAGAGAGTTGATTGAAGAATTAAATTTATCAGATAAAGGAGCGGTTGAAAATGAATAA
- a CDS encoding RNA polymerase sigma factor, which yields MKTIDEVFEKYDKCNRTKVKNQLLSGIDYSQEKVVSSSGNVSEDKLNNHIDSTKYCEKVDAAIKLLDTEEYSIIIQMIYIEHKTNLDVANFIGVSEKTVRRHKKDAIKNFLEICPYIDRKLTA from the coding sequence ATGAAAACAATTGATGAAGTTTTTGAAAAATACGATAAATGCAATAGAACTAAAGTTAAAAATCAGTTGCTAAGTGGCATTGATTATAGTCAAGAAAAAGTGGTTTCTAGTTCTGGCAATGTTAGCGAAGATAAATTAAATAATCATATTGATTCAACCAAATATTGTGAAAAGGTTGATGCTGCTATTAAGCTACTTGATACTGAAGAATATTCTATTATTATTCAAATGATCTATATTGAACATAAAACAAATTTAGATGTAGCAAATTTCATAGGAGTATCAGAAAAGACAGTTAGAAGGCATAAAAAAGATGCTATTAAAAACTTTTTAGAAATTTGTCCGTACATTGACCGCAAATTGACCGCTTAA
- a CDS encoding Gp49 family protein has product MKNKLTEEDINLILEKSTIQFETKFGKCTVCYCKLPNGFTLVESTGSVSEDNYDESIGKKVCLEHIKNEIWKLEGYSLANELYKANK; this is encoded by the coding sequence ATGAAAAACAAATTAACAGAAGAAGATATCAATTTAATATTAGAAAAATCAACAATTCAATTTGAAACTAAGTTCGGTAAATGCACCGTATGCTATTGTAAGTTGCCTAACGGTTTCACATTAGTAGAAAGCACTGGTTCAGTGAGTGAAGATAACTACGATGAAAGCATTGGTAAGAAAGTATGTTTAGAACATATTAAAAATGAAATTTGGAAGCTAGAAGGATATAGTTTAGCTAATGAATTATATAAAGCTAACAAATAA
- a CDS encoding PBSX family phage terminase large subunit: MALRNIFTKMQTYVWKQAKANRAWKILINYGGKRSGKTFLDNFLFISNVLHAAKVAKHMGVLKPQFILAGTDSNAIYSNVISELYNTFGLEFAFDKHNNFTIKFPGLPPVIIKQAYTGSIAGLKRIRGMTSFGAYINEASLANEEVFREIIDRCSVEGAKIICDTNPDVPTHWLKTDFIDNPSDQYLSFHFKLSDNRENVSDSFYRMQKERTGFWYERNFLGNWTSAEGIVYDQFDANSMIISRDKFKEMTKNQQVTYCVGVDWGWEHKNEMVVTATDENGNKYMVEEVSTKHKQIYQLYDEARKLQQKYGFEIPFYCDYANPGDITYFKQHGINAQNAYKHVLDGVAACDEVMSEHKFYVVKEGVVYFEKELYQYVWDENTGKPLKADGNDDCMDAWRYSIATPKHIERMNNSGPKVDSQIQMAQQAGLI; this comes from the coding sequence ATGGCACTGCGTAATATATTTACCAAAATGCAAACATATGTATGGAAACAAGCTAAAGCTAATCGAGCATGGAAAATATTGATTAACTATGGTGGCAAGCGTAGTGGCAAGACTTTCTTAGATAACTTTTTATTCATATCAAATGTTTTACATGCTGCAAAAGTTGCTAAACATATGGGCGTTTTAAAACCGCAATTTATTTTAGCTGGTACTGATTCCAATGCTATTTACAGTAATGTCATATCAGAGCTATATAATACTTTCGGACTAGAGTTTGCATTCGATAAACATAATAACTTTACTATTAAGTTTCCTGGTTTGCCTCCTGTAATTATTAAGCAAGCCTATACAGGTTCAATTGCTGGATTAAAGCGTATACGTGGTATGACTTCATTTGGTGCTTATATTAATGAAGCGTCATTAGCTAATGAAGAAGTATTCCGTGAAATTATCGATCGTTGCTCTGTTGAAGGTGCAAAAATCATATGTGATACCAACCCAGATGTTCCAACACATTGGTTAAAGACTGACTTTATAGATAATCCAAGTGACCAATATTTATCATTTCATTTTAAGCTATCTGATAATCGTGAAAACGTGTCGGATAGCTTTTATCGTATGCAAAAAGAACGTACTGGCTTTTGGTACGAACGTAACTTCTTAGGCAATTGGACTTCGGCTGAAGGTATTGTTTATGACCAGTTTGATGCCAATTCTATGATTATTAGTCGAGATAAATTCAAAGAAATGACTAAAAATCAACAAGTTACTTACTGTGTGGGTGTCGATTGGGGTTGGGAACATAAAAATGAAATGGTCGTAACTGCAACTGATGAAAATGGCAATAAATATATGGTAGAAGAAGTTTCAACTAAGCATAAACAAATTTACCAGTTATATGATGAAGCTCGTAAGTTACAGCAGAAATATGGTTTTGAAATTCCATTCTATTGTGATTATGCGAACCCTGGTGATATTACTTACTTCAAACAACATGGAATTAACGCACAAAACGCCTATAAGCATGTGTTAGATGGAGTTGCTGCGTGTGATGAAGTCATGAGTGAACATAAATTCTATGTGGTTAAAGAAGGCGTTGTTTATTTTGAAAAGGAATTATATCAATATGTTTGGGACGAAAATACAGGTAAGCCACTAAAGGCTGATGGTAACGATGACTGTATGGATGCATGGCGTTATAGCATTGCTACACCTAAGCATATTGAAAGAATGAATAATAGTGGTCCAAAAGTGGATTCACAAATACAAATGGCTCAACAAGCTGGATTAATTTAG
- a CDS encoding phage portal protein → MPATNDLNAHNRSLPTQPNSVNMLNGQRYSSFQSNQPYNIPEKGFNAVISGNTNNSVTQDFKDFVSHYIQDHMVNQLPRIITLQRYYQADNDIHYWKSDKLKRADNRIASAQAKYITDFNNGLMLGKPLKFGYSNKDNDSDNGEDLINLIEDFNHRSDEPSHEMNLGKELMNTGRAFELYYPAQGTNDLKMVPINPNTCFIMYNTDVEPKELCAIRYYLVDYVGEQSYNIEVYTADKIYYFDGGSDPSSDLNLIDIEDNKFSEVPITEFEMNDERMGLWEPVKDYIDSYDKSLSEMANSQEDFSNSTMVFTGELDMPDPFVQIKDGYGHYLYWDSDRKRTTKSHDDKGNENQPIMVRNNINTNSNAIHLKPSQVDAGNGGGSTTANPDVKYLTKSLDANEWKIYNDQQLSDINKFTLTPDLTDENFSGQQTGAAMAYKLLGSLTSFTGFGAHFKKGIMRRMRLIVDYWATTNQLKQANNTNDYSNVTVAFTANLPNNIQDTIQKIQAMIQSGDISKQTIREAFAEITGVSPDEENSRVKDEADEGDNRIITQQQKMMKLANQAKQPNSQNDNGDDSSDDEDNNDEE, encoded by the coding sequence ATGCCTGCAACAAATGATTTGAATGCTCATAATAGATCATTGCCTACACAACCTAATAGTGTAAATATGCTAAATGGTCAACGCTATAGTTCATTTCAAAGCAATCAACCATACAACATACCAGAAAAAGGGTTTAACGCTGTTATTTCTGGTAATACTAACAATTCAGTTACGCAAGATTTTAAAGACTTTGTGTCACATTATATTCAAGACCATATGGTTAATCAGTTGCCCAGAATTATTACATTGCAACGCTATTATCAAGCAGACAATGATATTCATTACTGGAAATCAGACAAGCTTAAGCGTGCTGATAATCGTATTGCTTCAGCTCAAGCTAAATATATTACTGACTTTAACAATGGATTAATGCTAGGTAAACCACTTAAATTTGGTTATTCCAATAAAGATAATGATTCTGATAATGGTGAAGATTTAATCAATTTAATTGAAGATTTTAACCATCGTAGTGACGAGCCTTCACATGAAATGAATTTAGGCAAGGAACTCATGAATACTGGTCGTGCATTTGAGCTATATTATCCTGCTCAAGGCACTAATGATTTGAAAATGGTGCCAATTAATCCAAATACATGTTTTATTATGTACAACACGGATGTAGAACCTAAAGAATTATGTGCAATTAGGTATTATTTAGTCGATTATGTAGGTGAGCAGTCATACAACATCGAAGTATATACCGCTGATAAGATTTATTATTTTGATGGTGGTAGTGATCCATCAAGCGACTTAAATTTAATTGACATTGAAGATAATAAGTTCTCAGAAGTGCCTATCACCGAATTTGAAATGAACGATGAACGTATGGGCTTATGGGAACCAGTCAAAGACTACATTGATAGTTATGACAAATCATTATCTGAAATGGCTAATAGTCAAGAAGATTTCAGTAATTCTACAATGGTATTTACTGGTGAATTAGATATGCCTGATCCATTTGTGCAAATTAAAGATGGCTATGGCCATTATTTATATTGGGATAGTGATAGAAAACGTACTACCAAATCTCATGATGATAAGGGCAATGAAAATCAGCCAATTATGGTTAGAAATAACATTAATACTAATTCTAATGCTATTCATTTAAAGCCTAGTCAAGTAGATGCTGGTAATGGTGGCGGTTCTACTACCGCAAATCCTGATGTTAAATATCTTACTAAGTCATTAGATGCTAATGAGTGGAAGATTTATAACGATCAACAATTGAGTGATATTAATAAATTTACACTTACTCCAGATTTAACTGATGAGAATTTCTCAGGACAACAAACTGGTGCCGCAATGGCATATAAATTGCTAGGCTCATTAACTTCATTCACTGGTTTTGGCGCACATTTCAAAAAAGGTATTATGCGCCGTATGCGTTTGATAGTTGACTACTGGGCAACTACTAATCAACTAAAACAAGCTAATAATACAAATGATTATAGCAATGTTACCGTGGCATTTACCGCTAATCTTCCTAATAACATTCAAGATACCATTCAAAAGATTCAAGCGATGATCCAATCAGGTGATATCTCGAAACAAACTATTCGTGAAGCGTTTGCTGAAATTACTGGTGTTAGTCCTGATGAAGAAAATAGTCGTGTTAAAGATGAAGCTGATGAAGGTGATAATCGTATTATTACTCAGCAACAAAAGATGATGAAATTAGCTAACCAAGCTAAACAACCAAATAGTCAAAATGATAATGGTGATGATTCATCTGATGATGAGGATAATAATGATGAAGAATAA
- a CDS encoding minor capsid protein, which produces MKNNLKQAQKHISDLVNQDNADSDKLDAFYQQALLIIKSNIQAFYQQYATENRLSLNQVSSSVNSWDMQQFKRAINQFMLDTPDNDDLKQRIFAAKALAGTNKSNLIGAIISIGIATASAKAQQYGQKQLINQYVDEYNYRNPNSKISSMDVPSSIKKAKDFINKIWANNDLSTIRAKQQVHKSITKGLDRSSLNQLNKNSDDTNTSNNLDSSANAGISFNKQLLRSSNIDANNEASSAAYSDNQSIVYLQWVTQDDDKVCDICEPMNGNIYTVEDAPTPQEDSHYNCRCLLEPSDKDGNILDL; this is translated from the coding sequence ATGAAGAATAATCTAAAACAAGCTCAAAAGCATATATCTGACTTAGTTAATCAAGATAATGCCGATAGTGATAAATTAGATGCCTTTTATCAGCAAGCGTTGCTGATTATTAAGAGTAATATTCAAGCATTCTATCAGCAATACGCAACTGAAAATAGATTATCACTCAATCAAGTATCTTCCAGTGTAAATAGTTGGGATATGCAGCAATTTAAGCGTGCAATTAACCAATTTATGCTAGATACACCAGACAATGACGATTTAAAGCAACGTATATTTGCCGCTAAAGCATTGGCTGGTACTAATAAATCTAACTTAATTGGTGCGATCATTAGTATTGGAATTGCAACTGCTAGTGCAAAAGCTCAACAATATGGGCAAAAGCAACTTATAAATCAGTATGTTGATGAATATAACTATCGTAATCCTAACAGCAAGATTTCTAGTATGGATGTTCCTAGCAGTATTAAAAAAGCAAAGGATTTTATTAACAAAATATGGGCTAACAATGATTTATCAACAATTCGAGCTAAACAGCAAGTTCATAAATCAATCACTAAAGGCCTAGATAGATCTTCATTAAACCAGCTAAATAAAAATAGTGATGATACAAACACATCTAACAATTTAGATAGTTCTGCTAATGCTGGAATTTCTTTTAACAAGCAATTGTTAAGGTCAAGTAATATTGATGCTAATAATGAGGCTTCCTCTGCTGCATACTCAGACAATCAATCGATAGTTTATCTTCAGTGGGTAACTCAAGATGACGATAAGGTATGCGATATATGTGAGCCTATGAACGGAAACATATATACCGTAGAAGATGCACCAACGCCACAAGAAGATAGCCATTATAATTGCAGGTGCCTACTAGAACCTAGTGACAAAGATGGAAATATTTTAGATTTATAG
- a CDS encoding DUF4355 domain-containing protein: MEISEEDLNKKISDAKEEGKKEGKKDLDSLQNKYDTLDDEYKSYKDGEADRRAEAMKKGESRAQMSAEEKAKADLKDKQDALDEAKRQNEDREAELNRRESVSNIKGQLSDKGLDTDFADLLYDEDEDKCNEKVNNFIEKWNTSVQDATNTKLKGGNNPQNGKGGTGESDSDVSFDDYKKKTLGEKMKFANEYPEQYEKFEQLKKEGK, translated from the coding sequence ATGGAAATCTCAGAAGAAGATTTAAACAAAAAGATTTCTGATGCCAAAGAAGAAGGCAAAAAAGAAGGCAAAAAAGATTTAGATTCATTGCAAAACAAGTATGACACTTTAGACGATGAATATAAGTCATATAAAGATGGTGAAGCTGACAGACGAGCTGAAGCCATGAAAAAAGGTGAATCACGTGCTCAAATGTCTGCCGAAGAAAAGGCTAAAGCTGATTTAAAGGACAAACAAGATGCTCTTGATGAAGCTAAAAGACAAAATGAAGATCGTGAAGCTGAACTAAATCGCCGTGAATCTGTTAGCAACATCAAAGGCCAATTATCAGATAAAGGATTAGACACTGATTTTGCTGACCTTCTATATGACGAAGATGAAGACAAGTGCAATGAAAAAGTAAATAACTTCATCGAAAAATGGAATACGTCTGTGCAAGATGCCACCAACACCAAACTAAAAGGTGGTAATAACCCACAAAATGGCAAAGGTGGAACAGGTGAAAGTGATTCAGACGTTTCATTTGATGATTATAAAAAGAAAACATTGGGTGAAAAAATGAAATTTGCAAATGAATATCCAGAACAATATGAAAAGTTTGAACAACTAAAGAAAGAAGGAAAATAA
- a CDS encoding phage neck terminator protein, with protein MAEFESVANTVGRAIKEQLGKYKDIVVGQANVVRDKPKYPYITYNVTDPNLQIDFDPTADHFNLKIQVKAVTNDQRQYYNLLEYIRRLLFLQQPTADLARQGIGVLSYEELPATPSFVDNFIIFDGGYSFTLNAYHHEDDFTQPKYLNNANIQWRE; from the coding sequence ATGGCAGAATTTGAAAGCGTGGCTAATACGGTTGGGCGTGCAATTAAAGAGCAACTTGGTAAGTATAAAGATATTGTTGTTGGTCAAGCTAATGTAGTTCGTGATAAACCTAAATATCCTTACATCACATACAATGTAACTGATCCAAACTTGCAAATTGATTTTGACCCCACTGCTGACCACTTCAATTTAAAAATACAGGTAAAAGCCGTAACTAATGACCAAAGGCAATATTATAACCTTTTGGAATACATTAGACGGCTTTTATTTTTGCAGCAGCCCACGGCTGATTTAGCAAGGCAAGGTATTGGTGTACTGAGCTATGAAGAATTGCCAGCAACACCAAGTTTTGTTGATAATTTCATTATTTTTGATGGTGGCTATAGCTTTACACTCAACGCTTACCATCACGAAGATGATTTTACTCAACCAAAATATCTAAACAACGCCAATATACAATGGAGGGAATAA